Proteins co-encoded in one Pithys albifrons albifrons isolate INPA30051 chromosome 14, PitAlb_v1, whole genome shotgun sequence genomic window:
- the LOC139678516 gene encoding protein eva-1 homolog C-like — translation MARLAGPAAILVLLCLAVGLEASPELSGYLRKVLRNHTAHTCDGEQLLIICPRKTTISILGAFYGRRVPSTNLCPSPGNASQENTECTSATAHLKLLAECQDKQWCQFSVHSQVFGLDPCPGTHKYLITSYKCRPGNHRVKTVCENDKLRLQCRPKSILAIYSASYGRFLQGKPECDALNTGGPHIECLAPDALRRVFKKCHHKGNCTVAADEATFGDPCLPGMKKQLRVSYTCVPKQLLKEVGPDTSDPFLLSDYMHGGWYKGPRFSRLREDRMIFTSSLAAFAHLWGVPEKVGLYFLCGVSGGLMLLLCIISPKMTFLQEVGEALKDAELGSGSELGRTKLQDEQDEDLPDDSSSDSSFRRLTRTYRATDSIFGPELTAAMEGAVENQGYGREEIWMPRESSPYAIHKIKSATK, via the exons atggccaggctggcagggccagcagcaaTCCTGGTCCTCCTGTGCCTGGCTGTGGGTCTGGAGGCCAGCCCGGAGCTCTCTG GGTACCTGCGCAAGGTGCTGAGGAATCACACTGCCCACACCTGtgatggagagcagctcctCATCATCTGCCCTCGCAAAACCACCATCAGCATCCTTGGTGCCTTCTATGGGCGCCGTGTGCCCAGCACCAACCTCTGCCCAAGTCCTGGCAATGCCTCCCAGGAGAACACCGAGTGCACATCTGCCACTGCCCACCTG AAGCTGCTGGCTGAGTGCCAGGACAAGCAGTGGTGCCAGTTCTCAGTGCACAGCCAAGTCTTTGGCCTGGACCCATGCCCTGGGACACACAAGTACCTCATCACTTCCTACAAGTGTCGGCCAG GGAACCATCGGGTCAAGACTGTGTGCGAGAATGACAAGCTTAGGCTTCAGTGCCGACCAAAATCCATCCTGGCCATTTATTCTGCAAGTTATGGACGATTCCTGCAGGGTAAACCAGAGTGTGATGCCCTGAACACTGGGGGACCCCATATAG AGTGCTTGGCTCCAGACGCCCTGCGCAGGGTCTTCAAGAAGTGCCACCACAAGGGGAACTGCACTGTGGCTGCTGATGAGGCCACCTTCGGGGACCCGTGCCTCCCTGGCatgaagaagcagctgcgagTCTCTTACACCTGTG TGCccaagcagctgctgaaggaggtGGGCCCTGACACCTCAGATCCCTTCCTGCTGTCGGACTACATGCACG GTGGCTGGTACAAAGGGCCCAGGTTCTCCAGGCTCCGGGAAGACCGCATGATTTTTACTAGCTCTCTGGCAGCTTTTGCCCATCTTTGGG GTGTCCCAGAGAAAGTTGGCCTCTATTTTCTTTGTGGGGTCTCAGGAGgcctgatgctgctgctgtgtatCATCAGTCCCAAAATGACCTTCCTCCAGGAGGTGGGGGAGGCTCTCAAagatgcagagctggggagTGGCTCGGAGCTGGGCAGGACCAAGCTGCAGGATGAACAGGATGAAGACCTTCCTGACGACAGCTCCTCAGACTCCTCCTTCCGCCGCCTCACTCGCACTTACCGTGCCACTGACAGCATCTTCGGCCCTGAGCTGACAGCAGCCATGGAGGGAGCAGTGGAGAACCAGGGCTATGGCAGGGAGGAGATCTGGATGCCCAGGGAGTCAAGCCCATATGCCATCCACAAGATCAAATCAGCCACCAAAtaa